Proteins encoded by one window of Gemmatimonadota bacterium:
- the mutS gene encoding DNA mismatch repair protein MutS, with translation MAKPVATPLMQQYREIKARHPGTILFFRMGDFYETFYEDAELIARVLGITLTSRNNGGASQVPLAGVPVKAGPEYVRRLVQLGHRVSICEQVEDPKTAKGVVRREVVETITPGAAFSDELLDGSRNNFLCAMAAGVKGDASRAGIAALDLSTGELRLFVVAGAEIEAMLARLSPREMVIPEDMAAGTNTILDSILVSHRPVWEFDSAMAREDLQRHFGVRSLDGFGVESSDDIAVGAAGALLRYVRELQPGGVPHLRAPVIERSGGTMPLDEMTRRNLELTESLRGGAGQEGTLISVLDRTLTPMGARLLRQWVLAPLTQVDRIETRLDAVAAFASDAMTRATMRAALDGVRDIERLAAKVAASRITPRELRALGDSIARLPDVESAARRISGNALQTVLESWDACRELGDDIINLLVERPPIALGEDPTIRAGFDGELDELRSLRDGGKDGIARIQSEERARTGINSLKVGYNRVFGYYIEVSNTHGHKIPDDYQRRQTLTGAERYVTPALKEYEEHVLTAADRIESRERALFEALRGRIAREVSRLQCAARVLAELDVLSTFGEVAEIEAYVRPRLGDGFDLRIEGGRHPVVERMMPREKFIPNDVTLTGDARVIILTGPNMAGKSTILRQIGLIVLMAQIGSFVPARSAEIGVVDRLFTRVGASDNLVRGQSTFMVEMSETSAILHSATSRSLVLLDEIGRGTSTYDGVSIAWAVTEHIHDELGCKTVFATHYHELTQLSDELAAVRNFNVRVREVGEEILFLHTLEPGGADRSYGIEVGRLAGLPRPVLKRARTLLRQLEGDHRMPPRERPGDEMAGQLALFGSEPDPIMEELRGIDPNTMTPLQALDTLARLVSDAQQKT, from the coding sequence GTGGCCAAGCCGGTGGCCACGCCACTCATGCAGCAGTACCGGGAAATCAAGGCGAGACATCCCGGCACCATCCTCTTTTTCAGGATGGGCGACTTCTACGAGACGTTCTACGAAGACGCCGAGTTGATCGCGCGTGTTCTTGGGATCACGCTCACGTCTCGCAACAACGGCGGAGCGTCGCAGGTTCCACTCGCCGGTGTGCCCGTGAAGGCGGGCCCGGAATACGTGCGCAGGCTGGTGCAGCTGGGCCATCGCGTTTCGATCTGCGAGCAGGTAGAAGATCCGAAAACTGCGAAGGGGGTCGTGCGGCGCGAAGTTGTCGAGACGATCACACCCGGCGCCGCATTCTCGGATGAGCTGCTGGACGGATCGCGCAACAACTTCCTCTGCGCGATGGCGGCTGGCGTGAAGGGCGATGCGTCACGAGCGGGCATCGCAGCGCTGGACCTCTCGACTGGTGAGCTGCGGCTGTTCGTCGTTGCTGGAGCGGAGATCGAAGCGATGCTGGCGCGATTGTCTCCGCGCGAGATGGTCATTCCGGAAGATATGGCCGCGGGAACCAATACTATTCTCGATTCCATACTCGTGTCGCATCGCCCCGTGTGGGAGTTCGACTCGGCGATGGCGCGTGAGGATCTGCAGCGCCATTTCGGTGTGCGCTCGCTGGACGGATTCGGCGTGGAATCGTCGGACGACATTGCGGTGGGCGCGGCGGGCGCACTGCTGCGCTATGTACGCGAGCTGCAACCGGGCGGAGTCCCGCATCTCCGTGCGCCTGTGATCGAGCGCTCGGGCGGCACGATGCCGCTGGACGAGATGACTCGCCGGAATCTCGAGCTCACCGAATCATTGCGTGGCGGCGCGGGTCAGGAAGGAACTCTGATCAGCGTGCTGGATCGCACGCTCACTCCAATGGGTGCGCGACTGTTGCGTCAGTGGGTACTTGCACCGCTCACGCAGGTGGACCGCATAGAAACGCGTCTCGATGCCGTCGCCGCGTTCGCTTCCGATGCGATGACCCGGGCAACGATGCGCGCGGCACTTGATGGCGTGCGCGACATCGAGCGACTTGCAGCCAAAGTCGCGGCGAGTCGCATCACTCCACGGGAATTGCGTGCGCTCGGCGATTCGATCGCGCGATTGCCGGACGTCGAAAGCGCTGCACGTCGCATCAGTGGCAACGCATTGCAGACGGTTCTCGAAAGCTGGGATGCGTGCAGGGAGCTGGGCGACGATATCATCAACCTGCTGGTCGAGCGTCCGCCGATTGCGCTGGGTGAAGACCCAACCATTCGCGCAGGCTTTGACGGCGAGCTGGATGAACTGCGCTCGTTGCGCGATGGAGGCAAGGACGGAATCGCACGCATCCAGAGTGAGGAGCGCGCGCGTACCGGAATCAACTCGCTCAAGGTCGGTTACAACCGTGTGTTCGGTTACTACATAGAAGTGAGTAACACGCACGGCCACAAGATTCCGGACGACTACCAGCGCCGCCAAACGCTCACAGGTGCGGAGCGGTACGTGACACCGGCACTCAAGGAATACGAAGAGCATGTCCTCACGGCTGCCGACAGGATCGAGTCGCGCGAGCGCGCGTTGTTCGAAGCATTACGCGGACGGATAGCGCGGGAAGTTTCGCGTTTGCAGTGCGCTGCGCGAGTACTGGCCGAGCTCGATGTATTGTCGACGTTCGGTGAGGTCGCGGAGATCGAGGCATATGTACGTCCGCGACTCGGCGATGGATTCGATCTCCGCATAGAGGGCGGACGCCATCCGGTGGTCGAGCGCATGATGCCGCGTGAGAAGTTCATTCCAAACGACGTGACGCTCACGGGCGATGCACGGGTAATAATTCTCACCGGCCCCAACATGGCCGGCAAGTCGACCATCCTGCGCCAGATCGGGCTCATCGTGCTCATGGCGCAGATCGGCAGCTTCGTTCCAGCGCGGTCGGCGGAAATCGGAGTGGTGGACAGACTGTTCACCCGCGTTGGCGCGAGTGACAATCTCGTACGCGGCCAATCTACCTTCATGGTCGAGATGAGCGAGACGAGTGCGATCCTGCACTCTGCCACTTCCAGATCGCTTGTTCTGCTGGACGAGATAGGGCGTGGCACTTCGACGTACGATGGTGTATCCATCGCATGGGCTGTGACCGAGCACATTCATGATGAGCTTGGTTGCAAGACCGTATTCGCCACGCATTACCATGAGCTGACACAGTTGTCGGACGAGCTCGCGGCAGTCCGGAACTTCAACGTGCGTGTGAGGGAAGTGGGGGAGGAGATTCTCTTTTTGCACACGCTGGAGCCGGGTGGTGCGGATCGTTCGTACGGAATCGAGGTAGGGCGTCTGGCTGGCCTGCCGCGCCCGGTGTTGAAACGCGCACGGACGCTGTTGCGTCAATTGGAGGGGGACCACCGGATGCCACCGCGCGAGCGGCCGGGTGACGAAATGGCGGGCCAACTCGCATTATTCGGATCGGAGCCGGATCCTATCATGGAAGAACTGAGAGGGATCGACCCAAACACCATGACACCGTTGCAAGCGCTCGACACACTCGCGCGACTGGTTTCGGATGCTCAGCAAAAGACGTGA
- a CDS encoding energy transducer TonB yields MAIDDSRSVALRTVAATVAVTILTLFAACSKGDGTKTAFDAGMAHPDTYPIMLNKEMPFRYPPALYAEKVQGNVTLRLFVDKDGSVVDDSTRVIESSNVAPLDSAAIKGSRELKFVPAKLRGTPMPVSILFPVYFRHPDAPPPPGDSILKKNAAGTDSAAKGPAK; encoded by the coding sequence ATGGCCATCGATGATTCCAGATCAGTCGCGTTGCGCACGGTCGCAGCTACCGTGGCAGTCACGATTCTCACACTGTTCGCCGCATGCTCGAAGGGTGACGGCACCAAGACGGCGTTCGACGCCGGCATGGCGCATCCTGATACCTATCCGATCATGCTGAACAAGGAGATGCCGTTCCGGTATCCACCGGCGTTGTACGCCGAGAAGGTACAGGGCAACGTGACGCTGCGATTGTTCGTGGACAAGGATGGATCGGTGGTCGACGATTCGACGCGCGTGATCGAATCGTCCAACGTCGCGCCGCTGGATTCAGCGGCGATCAAGGGGTCGCGCGAGCTCAAGTTCGTTCCCGCCAAGCTGCGCGGCACACCCATGCCGGTGTCGATCCTGTTCCCGGTATATTTCCGCCATCCAGACGCGCCGCCACCGCCAGGGGATTCCATTCTCAAGAAGAACGCCGCGGGCACCGATAGTGCGGCGAAGGGTCCCGCGAAGTAG
- a CDS encoding pyridoxal-phosphate dependent enzyme, which translates to MSIKRNERPYDNVLETIGWTPLIRLHRVTRGIRTPVYGKAEFFNPGGSVKDRIGLPIIERAEREGKLKPGGTIVEGTSGNTGVGLALAAALRGYKCIFTLPDKMSQEKVRLLKAFGAEVIVTPTAVAPDHPDNYVMMAKRIAEQTPNAILANQFYNEANPDAHYATTGPELWEQSEGRITHFVASAGTGGTITGVGRYLKERNPDIKIIAGDPTGSILAEYWRSHGEHKIEGAPYKVEGIGQDKVPGTLDMSVIDEYHTVSDRDAFAMSRRLTREEGLFVGGSSGLIAKVALDLARRIDDPDAFVVTFLCDTGERYLSKLYSDEWMRENQMLEAEHVTLGDMLGRKDANAPAIVSVAPAAGVRQALNLMALHDVSQLPVMDGDECVGSVVEATLSQRGLETPALLEATVREVMDAPFPSLTSDEAIEFAVKLLSKSTPAVLVLEHGHVEGIVTRSDMLRFMMGR; encoded by the coding sequence ATGTCAATAAAACGAAACGAGCGGCCATACGACAACGTTCTCGAGACGATCGGGTGGACGCCGCTGATCCGGCTGCATCGGGTGACGCGCGGTATTCGCACGCCGGTGTACGGCAAGGCCGAGTTCTTCAATCCGGGCGGATCGGTCAAGGATCGCATCGGGCTTCCGATCATCGAGCGGGCCGAGCGTGAGGGAAAGCTCAAGCCGGGGGGAACGATCGTCGAGGGTACGAGTGGCAACACCGGTGTGGGTCTCGCGCTTGCCGCTGCATTGCGCGGCTACAAGTGCATCTTCACGCTGCCCGACAAGATGTCGCAGGAGAAGGTGCGGCTGCTCAAGGCGTTCGGTGCAGAAGTGATCGTGACGCCGACCGCCGTCGCACCGGATCATCCGGACAACTACGTGATGATGGCGAAGCGTATCGCGGAGCAGACACCGAACGCCATCCTGGCGAATCAGTTCTACAATGAGGCGAACCCCGATGCGCATTACGCGACGACCGGTCCCGAGCTGTGGGAACAGAGCGAAGGAAGGATCACACACTTTGTAGCATCAGCGGGAACCGGCGGCACGATCACCGGCGTCGGGCGTTATCTCAAGGAGCGCAATCCCGACATCAAGATCATTGCTGGTGATCCGACGGGATCGATACTGGCTGAGTACTGGCGCAGTCATGGCGAGCACAAGATAGAGGGGGCTCCGTACAAGGTCGAGGGAATCGGCCAGGACAAGGTTCCGGGAACGCTCGACATGAGTGTGATCGACGAGTATCACACAGTGAGTGACCGCGACGCATTCGCCATGTCACGTCGTCTCACGCGTGAGGAAGGATTGTTCGTTGGCGGATCGTCGGGGTTGATCGCGAAAGTCGCTCTGGACCTCGCGCGACGCATCGACGATCCGGACGCGTTCGTGGTGACGTTCCTGTGCGACACTGGCGAGCGGTATCTCTCCAAGCTGTACAGCGACGAATGGATGCGTGAGAATCAGATGCTCGAAGCCGAGCACGTCACACTCGGCGACATGCTCGGCCGCAAGGATGCCAATGCGCCGGCGATAGTGAGTGTTGCGCCTGCGGCGGGGGTACGACAGGCACTCAATCTCATGGCGCTACACGACGTGTCGCAGCTTCCGGTGATGGATGGCGATGAGTGTGTCGGATCGGTTGTCGAGGCAACGTTGTCGCAACGGGGACTGGAAACGCCGGCATTGCTGGAAGCGACTGTGCGCGAGGTCATGGATGCACCGTTTCCGTCGCTGACGAGTGACGAGGCGATCGAGTTCGCGGTGAAGCTGCTGTCAAAGAGTACACCAGCTGTGCTGGTGCTCGAGCATGGTCATGTCGAGGGGATCGTCACGCGATCGGACATGCTGAGATTCATGATGGGGCGGTAG
- a CDS encoding D-alanine--D-alanine ligase: MLSPLRITVLMGGASAERDVSLASGLRIADALATRGHMVTALDPAVGVLSPAYLDELRRSNVGTRPPALEELAGLGSARLRDGLTAMPEIRDADVVFLALHGGQGEDGTIQALLDMAGVRYTGSGHLASALAMDKDLSKVLFRAAGVQTADWLMAPQPGKLVEQSLGLPVVVKPSKQGSTVGLSIVRDISELDAAVAEAFRYDDEVMIERFIAGRELTVGVLGDETFPVGEIKPVKELYDYECKYTAGMAVEEFPANLSQSVTNKLREQSLRAFRALKLRGYARVDFRLDDRGECFCLEANTLPGMTRTSLIPQGAAAAGMGFEELCERIVQLAIV; the protein is encoded by the coding sequence ATCCTGTCCCCACTCCGGATCACTGTGCTCATGGGCGGGGCGTCCGCCGAGCGTGATGTGTCGCTTGCCTCGGGACTCCGGATCGCCGACGCATTGGCGACACGAGGGCACATGGTTACCGCGCTGGATCCGGCCGTTGGTGTCCTGTCGCCAGCCTACCTCGATGAGTTGCGGCGGAGCAACGTTGGGACGAGGCCACCGGCACTGGAAGAGCTCGCCGGCCTGGGGAGCGCCCGTCTGCGTGATGGCCTGACAGCAATGCCGGAGATTCGAGATGCGGACGTCGTTTTTCTGGCGCTGCATGGGGGCCAGGGCGAGGACGGTACGATCCAGGCTCTGCTGGACATGGCTGGTGTGCGATATACCGGAAGCGGCCACCTGGCGAGCGCGCTCGCGATGGACAAGGACCTGTCCAAGGTCCTTTTCAGGGCGGCTGGAGTTCAGACTGCGGATTGGCTGATGGCTCCGCAGCCGGGCAAACTCGTCGAACAGTCGCTCGGGCTACCGGTTGTCGTGAAGCCGTCGAAGCAGGGCTCGACTGTCGGGCTGTCGATCGTGCGCGACATTTCGGAGCTGGACGCCGCTGTCGCCGAAGCTTTCAGATATGACGACGAGGTGATGATCGAGCGATTCATCGCCGGTCGCGAGCTGACGGTTGGAGTGCTGGGGGACGAGACTTTCCCGGTAGGCGAGATCAAGCCTGTGAAAGAGCTGTACGACTACGAGTGCAAGTACACGGCGGGAATGGCGGTCGAGGAATTTCCTGCGAATTTATCGCAAAGTGTTACTAATAAACTGCGGGAGCAATCCTTGCGGGCGTTCAGGGCACTGAAACTGCGAGGGTACGCGCGAGTGGATTTCCGTCTGGATGATCGCGGTGAGTGCTTCTGTCTCGAGGCGAACACGTTACCGGGAATGACGAGGACGAGTCTGATTCCGCAGGGCGCCGCCGCCGCGGGAATGGGATTTGAAGAGCTGTGCGAGAGGATCGTTCAGCTGGCAATTGTGTAG
- a CDS encoding rhomboid family intramembrane serine protease, which yields METSTEFNAADFEPGVGITPAVQWLIALNVLVYFIQLTSPVGTADVAAWLGLSATEFPAHWWAIGTYMFVHAGFAHIATNMIMLWMFGPRVERAFGTRAFTYFYLWCGLGGGIFHLLFEQHSGVIGASGAVVGVVLAYALKWPDDEVYILGVMPIRAVWLAVWTIAWNVGMAFADFTGYSSGSVAFMTHVGGLVFAWIYLHAPNSSSFDKIRRHVATVPDDSNPQPIPKMQRPQKRRDGLPSADEAVARSNAIVKRRPQTPMISAPNPNPKQRAEDVNGLLDKISREGMGSLSGDERALLQEISRKLRGS from the coding sequence ATGGAAACGTCAACCGAATTCAACGCAGCGGATTTCGAGCCTGGCGTCGGTATAACACCGGCTGTCCAGTGGCTCATCGCGCTCAACGTACTGGTTTATTTCATCCAGCTGACGTCGCCAGTCGGGACGGCAGACGTTGCGGCGTGGCTGGGTCTGTCGGCGACGGAGTTTCCGGCCCACTGGTGGGCGATCGGCACCTACATGTTCGTACACGCAGGCTTCGCGCACATCGCGACGAACATGATCATGCTGTGGATGTTCGGCCCACGCGTGGAACGCGCGTTCGGAACGCGTGCATTCACCTACTTCTATCTGTGGTGCGGACTCGGCGGCGGAATATTCCATCTGCTGTTCGAGCAGCACAGCGGAGTGATCGGTGCGTCCGGCGCGGTGGTCGGTGTGGTTCTCGCCTACGCGCTAAAGTGGCCCGACGACGAGGTCTACATACTCGGCGTCATGCCGATTCGTGCAGTGTGGCTCGCAGTGTGGACGATCGCGTGGAACGTGGGGATGGCGTTCGCGGACTTCACGGGATATTCCAGCGGGTCGGTCGCGTTCATGACGCACGTCGGCGGCCTCGTCTTCGCGTGGATCTATCTGCACGCGCCGAACAGCTCGAGCTTCGACAAGATTCGCCGTCACGTCGCGACTGTGCCGGATGATTCCAACCCGCAACCGATTCCCAAGATGCAACGTCCGCAGAAGCGTCGCGACGGATTGCCAAGTGCGGATGAAGCGGTGGCGCGCAGCAACGCGATAGTGAAACGGCGCCCGCAGACTCCGATGATATCAGCGCCGAATCCGAATCCAAAACAGCGCGCCGAAGACGTGAACGGATTGCTGGACAAGATTTCGCGGGAAGGCATGGGGAGTCTGTCCGGTGACGAGCGAGCGCTGCTGCAGGAGATTTCGAGGAAGCTGCGCGGGTCCTGA
- the queF gene encoding preQ(1) synthase, giving the protein MPKPQLLEVFPNPYVDRDYEIHMDCPEFTSLCPLGGIEGDASDLTALEGGAPDFATIRITYFPGDSCVELKSLKLYLWSFRNDGIFYERAVNRILDDIVERVKPKWMRVVGDFNLRGGIKSVITASNGTRPDTRNL; this is encoded by the coding sequence ATGCCAAAGCCACAACTGCTCGAAGTGTTTCCGAATCCATACGTTGATCGGGACTATGAGATTCACATGGACTGTCCCGAGTTCACGTCGCTGTGTCCGCTTGGCGGGATCGAAGGCGATGCGAGTGATCTGACTGCACTCGAAGGCGGCGCTCCGGATTTCGCGACCATTCGAATCACGTACTTCCCTGGCGATTCCTGCGTGGAGCTGAAGAGCCTCAAGCTCTATCTGTGGAGCTTCCGCAATGACGGGATCTTCTACGAGCGCGCAGTCAATCGAATTCTGGATGATATCGTCGAGCGCGTGAAGCCGAAGTGGATGCGTGTTGTCGGTGACTTCAATCTGCGTGGCGGGATCAAGTCGGTGATCACTGCGTCGAACGGAACCAGACCGGATACACGGAATCTCTGA
- a CDS encoding VOC family protein: MPTRFFGLRTVIYHVADLQAAKKWYALAMGVEPYFDEPFYVGFNIGGFELGLDPDSASGMSGTGGTTAYWGVESVERALVDLVEAGATLKAPATDVGDGIRVGTVLDPFGNELGVIENPHFKLVDVR, translated from the coding sequence ATGCCAACCAGGTTCTTCGGATTACGTACTGTCATTTACCACGTGGCGGATCTACAGGCCGCGAAGAAATGGTACGCGCTCGCGATGGGCGTCGAGCCTTACTTCGACGAGCCATTCTACGTGGGCTTCAACATCGGTGGCTTCGAGCTGGGGCTGGATCCGGATTCCGCGAGTGGCATGAGCGGCACCGGCGGGACGACGGCTTACTGGGGAGTGGAGAGTGTCGAGCGTGCACTCGTGGATCTCGTCGAGGCAGGAGCAACGCTCAAGGCGCCAGCGACGGACGTCGGCGATGGGATTCGTGTGGGGACCGTGCTGGATCCGTTCGGCAACGAGCTGGGCGTGATAGAGAATCCACACTTCAAGCTCGTCGACGTGCGCTGA
- a CDS encoding MFS transporter: MSEWKEFDRNQRSALVASFLGWTLDAFDFFLMVFMLAAIAKEFGTDVKAVAVAITLTLAARPAGALVFGMLADRFGRRPVLMIDILLFSILEFASAFAPSIVALLVLRTAFGFAMGGEWGLGASLTMETIPAKARGIASGILQTGYPFGYLLASVVYGLLFDRIGWRGMFMVGVLPALLVLFIRRNVQESPAWNRMRERPTQSLMSVLKKRWPLFIYVVVLMTAFNLFSHGTQDLYPAFLQIQHKFTTHTVSIVSIIGNVGAITGGLAFGALSQRIGRRKAIVFGALIALPIIPLWAFSATPILLGLGAFLMQVAVQGAWGVVPVHLNELSPDEVRGTFPGFAYQLGNLLASGNAALQAGFAASHGGNYAYALAVVAACAAVVIAVLTYFGPEKHGVMFGTTGEVR, encoded by the coding sequence ATGAGCGAGTGGAAGGAGTTCGACCGTAACCAGCGAAGCGCGCTCGTCGCAAGCTTCCTCGGCTGGACTCTCGACGCATTCGATTTCTTTCTCATGGTGTTCATGCTCGCCGCCATCGCGAAGGAGTTCGGGACTGATGTCAAGGCAGTAGCCGTCGCGATAACGTTGACACTCGCTGCGCGCCCCGCCGGAGCGCTGGTGTTCGGAATGTTGGCCGACCGGTTTGGCCGCAGACCAGTGCTCATGATCGACATCCTGCTGTTCTCGATACTGGAATTCGCGTCGGCATTCGCGCCATCGATCGTTGCACTGCTGGTGTTGCGTACCGCATTCGGATTCGCGATGGGCGGTGAGTGGGGACTCGGCGCGTCTCTCACCATGGAGACCATTCCAGCGAAGGCACGCGGCATAGCATCGGGAATTCTTCAGACCGGCTATCCGTTCGGCTATCTGCTCGCGTCTGTCGTGTACGGCTTGCTGTTCGACCGTATAGGATGGCGCGGCATGTTCATGGTCGGTGTGCTGCCGGCGTTGCTGGTGCTGTTCATTCGCCGCAATGTGCAGGAATCGCCTGCGTGGAACAGGATGCGCGAGCGACCGACGCAGAGTCTGATGAGCGTATTGAAGAAGCGTTGGCCGTTGTTCATCTACGTGGTTGTGCTAATGACCGCGTTCAATCTCTTCAGTCACGGCACGCAGGATCTGTATCCGGCCTTCCTGCAGATCCAGCACAAGTTCACGACGCACACGGTGAGTATCGTGTCGATCATCGGCAACGTCGGAGCGATAACCGGTGGCCTCGCGTTTGGTGCACTGTCACAGCGCATCGGACGAAGAAAGGCGATCGTGTTTGGAGCGCTGATAGCGTTGCCGATCATACCGTTGTGGGCGTTCAGCGCGACACCGATTCTACTTGGACTCGGTGCGTTCCTGATGCAGGTCGCGGTGCAGGGAGCGTGGGGTGTCGTTCCGGTTCATCTCAACGAGCTGTCACCGGACGAGGTGCGCGGAACCTTCCCCGGTTTCGCGTATCAGCTTGGCAATCTGCTGGCCTCGGGGAACGCTGCGTTGCAGGCGGGATTTGCTGCGAGCCACGGTGGGAACTACGCGTATGCGCTGGCGGTTGTCGCCGCGTGTGCTGCCGTGGTGATTGCAGTCCTGACTTACTTCGGGCCGGAGAAGCACGGAGTGATGTTTGGAACGACGGGAGAGGTGCGCTAG
- a CDS encoding glycoside hydrolase family 3 N-terminal domain-containing protein, with protein MHSRLATTHLTAAMFVAIAALCPLAVPVSSAAAQAAGKSRAAVESDANRWADSVLTTMTLRDRAAQMVWPNIYADYVPADAKTWRKVTSYVADQKVGGILMSIGSPIEMAVKLNALQRMSALPLLVGADLETGAGMRARGGYFVPNGIDLGGATVFPSEMAYGAANDTALTYTEGRVTAIEGRALGIHIDFSPVLDVNNNPANPVINTRSYGEDPHEVARLGVSFIHGLQDNGMIATAKHFPGHGDTETNSHLALPIVNVSRARLDTVELVPFRAAIKAGVGAVMTFHGSMPALDSSGAPGTLSSNVVTGLLRNELGFNGLVISDAMDMKGVTDKYGSTEAIKRAVAAGVDVLIQPLDVPAAIDAVVAGVSEGRYSETRVSEAARRILAMKRKLNLDRNRFANLDSLRTTVGDSAHLALAQQAANRSITIVRDSSHILPLKLSTNTKVLSVTVARRTDLGAGQIFNAELAKLAPATRMEFVMSDDPAVNYPRLAAMADSADVTIVSSYVGQSWNVTSVDAPQAFADWLSSLVARGRKVVVVSFGNPYLLSQIPSTPTYVVGWDGANVSQQSAAQVITGLLPASGHLPITIPPVAKRGDGLTITP; from the coding sequence ATGCATTCGAGACTTGCGACCACTCATCTGACAGCCGCCATGTTTGTGGCTATCGCCGCGCTCTGCCCGCTGGCAGTGCCAGTATCGTCCGCCGCTGCGCAGGCGGCTGGCAAGTCGCGGGCAGCAGTCGAATCTGACGCCAACCGGTGGGCAGACTCGGTTCTGACCACCATGACGCTCAGAGATCGCGCTGCCCAGATGGTCTGGCCCAACATCTACGCCGACTACGTACCGGCCGATGCGAAGACCTGGCGCAAGGTCACGTCGTACGTCGCCGATCAAAAGGTGGGCGGGATCCTGATGTCCATCGGATCACCCATCGAGATGGCCGTCAAGCTCAACGCGCTCCAGCGCATGAGCGCCCTTCCGCTACTGGTTGGCGCCGATCTCGAAACGGGCGCAGGCATGCGTGCCCGCGGCGGCTACTTCGTCCCCAACGGCATCGACCTCGGCGGCGCCACGGTCTTTCCATCAGAAATGGCGTACGGCGCGGCGAATGACACGGCGCTCACGTACACCGAGGGACGGGTCACCGCGATCGAAGGCCGCGCACTCGGTATCCACATCGACTTTTCCCCGGTCCTCGACGTCAACAACAACCCCGCGAACCCCGTCATCAACACCCGCTCGTACGGCGAGGATCCACACGAGGTCGCGCGCCTCGGAGTCTCGTTCATCCATGGGTTGCAGGACAACGGGATGATCGCCACCGCGAAACACTTCCCGGGGCACGGCGACACCGAGACCAACTCTCACCTCGCTCTCCCAATCGTGAACGTGAGCCGAGCTCGGCTCGATACGGTGGAGCTTGTCCCGTTCCGCGCGGCGATCAAGGCGGGAGTCGGCGCTGTGATGACATTCCACGGCTCCATGCCGGCGCTCGATAGCAGCGGCGCGCCAGGAACCCTCTCATCCAACGTGGTAACCGGACTGCTGCGCAATGAGCTGGGATTCAACGGACTCGTCATCTCCGATGCCATGGACATGAAGGGCGTGACCGACAAGTACGGCTCGACGGAAGCAATCAAGCGCGCCGTAGCAGCCGGCGTCGACGTGCTGATCCAGCCCCTCGACGTTCCCGCCGCGATCGACGCGGTGGTGGCCGGCGTGAGCGAGGGACGCTACAGCGAGACTCGCGTATCGGAGGCGGCGAGGCGCATACTCGCCATGAAGCGCAAGCTGAATCTCGACCGCAACCGTTTCGCGAACCTCGACTCGCTGCGCACAACGGTGGGCGACAGCGCGCATCTCGCGCTGGCACAGCAGGCGGCGAACAGATCGATAACGATCGTCCGCGATTCATCGCACATCCTGCCGCTCAAGCTCTCGACCAACACGAAGGTCCTCTCGGTGACGGTTGCGCGTCGTACAGATCTCGGCGCTGGCCAGATCTTCAACGCCGAGCTCGCCAAGCTGGCACCCGCAACTCGTATGGAATTCGTCATGTCGGACGATCCAGCCGTCAACTATCCCCGCCTCGCAGCGATGGCCGACTCTGCAGATGTGACCATCGTTTCATCCTACGTAGGGCAGAGCTGGAACGTCACGAGCGTCGATGCGCCGCAGGCGTTCGCCGACTGGCTCTCCAGTCTCGTCGCCAGGGGCCGCAAGGTTGTTGTGGTTTCGTTCGGAAATCCGTACCTGCTTTCTCAGATTCCCAGCACTCCTACCTACGTCGTCGGCTGGGATGGTGCAAACGTAAGCCAGCAGTCGGCAGCTCAAGTCATAACTGGCCTCTTGCCTGCATCGGGCCATCTTCCGATCACAATACCGCCAGTCGCGAAGCGCGGCGACGGGTTGACCATCACTCCCTGA